In the Chaetodon trifascialis isolate fChaTrf1 chromosome 12, fChaTrf1.hap1, whole genome shotgun sequence genome, CTGCTTACGTGTCTTGCATTTATATGTTTGTCTTTATCAGTTACAATGTCTAtctgtgtgaaaatatgtgCAGTATTCTGTATTTGAAACAGTGATGAACCTGCCTGAACTCATTCTTGACCTGCAGAAGAAGTACTTTGAGAATGTTTTTATATGTCGACGTGAACCTACGTACTTACCAAAAAATCACGGGTCCAAAGAAGACATTACCTTTGGACACAtgattcaaattaaaatgaaatagaaaCATAACTAATACACAATTATGTACTAATTTTACATTGAATCAGATGGAATATATTCTCAAGTACTGTAAACCTGCAGGCACCAAGGATAGGCCACAGGATCATGACTGGTCACGTTATCTGAGGTCTGTAACAAGAGTCTGCATGGGATGGTTGAACTCAGTGGAGCTTATTCAAGGGACACATCACACAAATTTAATACGAAATTCAGCATTTGTTTAATGACACAATACCTCAGTgatttgttctttcattttcaacaaTAATTAAGTATGAGCTAATAATTATAGTTATATATAATCACTGTATTAACAACAATGAACAGTTATATTTTGttacacattttaaaaggctCAAATATCTTGTAAATAATGTCAGCTTTCAGTTGAAGTAACTTCAAGTCTTTCCACCACATTAAACATAATTATTttctgtaacaaaaaaaaaatgacatcaaattCAATTTGCGTTCATCTCCTGATGTGtaaaagatttgtttttatAGAAATTCAGTATATTTATGGTCTCATTAATCTGTATTTGTTGATACATGACATGGAGAATTAGCTAAATTATTCTTGTATTGGTGGTTAGTACTCATACTGTATTGTACTTCAACATCCACTCTTATGTTACTGTCACCCAAATCCAATACAAATAACTTTTCTGTGAAAGGGAAAATTCACACTATAGCTTACAACAATCTTGACTAAAGAGTGATTAGCTGcaattggggaaaaaaaaatcaacaaattacATCACTTTAGGAAATCTCCTTGGTTCAGCCTACATGCAGTATGATGTGTTTGGCAATGTTGTGTTATTGATTTGTTCACTTGAATGTCACTTGACACATGGCGTGACATGCCAGCACGAgttcttgtctctgtctcactaTGTTTACGCTTTCACAagttccattttgttttgttttctctctctctccttaaAGCACAAGATTCAGCTGACCTAATACTCTTAATTGATGGATCACAGAACGTTGGAGCAGCAAACTTCCCCTTTGTGCGTGATTTGGTTTTGAGAATCATTGAGCGCCTTGATGTGGGCAGGGACACCGTTCGGGTGGCCTTGGTCCTGTACAACGGCAGCCCAGAGATAAAGTTCTATCTAAATAGCTATGACAGCAAATCATCAGTCCTGGAAGCTGTGAAGGGCCTGACCTACTCAGGGGGCGACGAATCTAACCTGGGCGCTGCCTTGGAGGAAGTGGCCAATAGCCTTTTGAGCCAAACAGCTGGGGGCAGGGCAGACGATGGTGTGCCCCAGATGTTGGTGGTTATCAGTGCTGGTCCAACCACTGATGATACTGGTGCCGGTGACCGGGCCCTTAAGAGGGCTGGCGTTATCACGATTGGCTTGGCGATTGGTGACGGTGCAGATCTGGAAGCAGTTGCTACAGATAAAAGTTTTGTCCTGTCAGCCCCTGATTTCAGAACAGTGGCAAACATGGGTGACCAGCTGTTCCTATACGTTAACGGGGTGATCCAACGCACCATTATAGTTCAGAATGAGTTCACAGAAGGTATGTAACTtctttgtaaatgtaaatgcgGGGCATTGTGGTTGTGGAAGGGCCCTAAAATTCTCATAATGAATGTAAGATAGTGTGCCAGGTAAGATATGCTTAACTTGAAATTACATAGTGGTAGTGACACAGTAAAAGTATTACTATCGTTATTCTGTACCTGTAATTCGATTCAGTTGACTAAGTTGCTGCAAATTTATACATCCAAAACGTTCTATTAATCCATTGTAAAGGTAAATAGCCAAATACAGATATTCTACTAAAGAGGGACATTAAAAGAGGCTTTGCTACCTTAACATGGGTTAGGTTTGGGTACGGgcgttagggttagggttagggtttggaGCCCATTTTTTTATACAGCACATTTTAAGCAGTAGTGGGACATCACATCATCTAGTGCAAACAATGGAAAATAGTGTTAAAATATGTCTTCATAATACATCACAAGGGAACATCTCTACTACATCACTACTCCATATGGCATATACTAAATAATCCATTCTAAAATATGCAACAGAAATTGAATCATAGAGTATCCTTGTTACTATAACATATCTTTAAATCAGCTTTTTTCTCatattaatgcttttttttcttttctcttcttttcagtcTTGGCAGTTGGAAAACGAGACATCATTTTCCTAATTGACAATACAATGGGCTCACAGGGCATCAACTCTGTGCGTGAATTCATCAGGCGGTTTGTCGACAGCATGCCAATTGGTCCAGATAACGTTCAAGTGGGTGTGGCCCAGTTCAGCAATGTCCCTCGACTCGAAATGGATCTCAACTCTCACTCAACCAAGGAGGCAGTAGTTGGTGCTTTGGGCGGTATCAAACCAAGACCTGGACAGACAATCAATATTGGAGCAGCCTTGGACTTTGTGCGGACAAATATGCTGAGAGCTGAGAAGGGTAGTCGTATTCAACAGGGGGTGCCCcaacttttactgctgatgacCAGTAAAAGGTCCAGTGACAGTGTGGAAGGTCCTGCTCAGGCCCTGCAGCGAATGGGGGTGTTGACTCTCGCTTCAGGCTCcaaagctgctgatgaagaagaaCTGAAACAGATTGCCTTCGCTGAATCTGTTGTGTTCATGCTGAGGGACTTCCGTGCACTGACTCGCAGCCCAAGGCCAATTCTCGATGCACTCACAACACTAGCTGGGGTGGTGGTGACCGAAGTACCTACCGAACCAGGTAATGATTTGTCTTGTAACCGCATTCAATATCATGAGTAATTCAGTGAAGTAATTGTCTAATCTTTGATGAAACTAAGACAGAGGAGTGGCAAGTTAATTAAAAACCTATAATAAATGCTTAACCCAACAAAGCAGTTTTGGTACCTAAAAATTGACTTATCTAAGAAGATAAGGACATAGTAAGTACAGTTTGGTCAGTGGATCAGTTTTAAATATTCCAGGGAGCTGCGAGGATGAAAAACTTCAGGTAACAAGCTCTTACTGTAGTTTGCATGAGCCAGCACATGTCCATTGTGCTGTGGGGTCAGTTATTCATAATTTGACTCAGAGCTAGTACCCCttcccaccacacacacactcacgctctAAAAACTCCATAAGCACATTGAAGTTGCTTCTCCTGGCTTGTGCTGGACCAATTTGGCTCTCAGTTTCAGAGGGAATCACTTTAATATTTAGACATTAATAGTGGTACATTTTTTAGAGCCTGTAAACTGAAAATACAGACTATGTACACGTTGTTACACAGAGGCTAATTTTTCTGTTCTTGTGCTTTCTCTTAGTGGTGGAGATAACCACAGTGCAGACTCAAAGAGTGATCCGAGACATTGTCTTCCTTGTGGATGGCTCAAACTACATTGGCAGCAGTAACTTTCCCTACGTCAGAGACTTCATTATCAACGTGGTCAACCAGCTGGAAATTCGTCCTGACAGGGTTCAGATTGGTCTCCTGCAGTTTGCTGACCGTCCAAAAATTGAATTTTATCTGAACAGCCACCGTAGCAGGCAAGATGTTGTGGATCGAGTCTCTCAACTCAGGTTAACTGGAGGCTCAGTCTTGAATACAGGAGCTGCCATGAATTATGCCCTTGCCAACATGTTCCAGCCATCAACTGGGTCACGCAGGAGACAAGGAGTCCAGCAAGTGCTCGTTCTGATCACAGGTGGCCCAGCCCAAGATGAGGTTAAAAGTGTAGCTGATAAATTGGCTCTGGCTGGTGTTTTGACCTTCACCGTCAGTTCTGGGCAAGCAGACGATGCCCTGCTGAAAACGGTTGCCTTTGTTCCAGATTTGGCTTACCATGCAGCAAGATTTTCTGATTTACCAGCTGTGGCTGAAGTAATCATGCCAAAGTTGATAACGGTGGTTGGTGATACAGATGTGACATCATTCCCAGAGGAAACTGGTGAGCTTAATATTTCTCTGTTTCTATGAATGAAATAATGTGATGTACATAAAAGTGTGACTGGTGACAattaattatgttttcttttatcttttctttctcaGTTGTTTCTGGGGCTGAAAGGGATGTTGCCTTCCTCATTGATGGCTCAGACAATGTTCGAGCAGATTTTGCCTACATCCGGGATTTTATCATTAAAGTAATTGAACCACTTGACATTGGGATTGACAAGGTACGAATTTCAGTGGTTCAACACAGTGAAAGGCCAACTCCAAGTTTCTACCTTAACACTTATCAAACCAAAGATGAGGTGATAAGAGCTGTCAATGGAATGTCACTGGCTGGTGGACGTAGTTTGAACACAGGACAAGCTCTAAGATTCATGAAGGACACCATCTTGTCCGAAAGGCATGGTAGCCGGGCTGCGCAAAACGTCCCTCAGTTTCTGATCATTTTGACTGGGGGCAGGTCCAGGGATAACGTGAAGGAACCTGCCGGTGCACTGAAGACGGAGGGAGTCGTACCATTTGGTGTTGGTGTCAAGGATGCAGACCCAAGGCAGATTGAGGCCATTTCACACAACCCCTCCTTTGCCTTCACTGTGAAGGAATTCAGCGAGCTCAGCGCCATACCACAAAGGCTCAATAACTATTTGAGTCTTCCAAATGAAGAGCTGACCGTAGTTCTACAGCAAGGTAGGACAAATCTTATTTGTTACTGGCGTGTCAAACTTGCTGAAAGAGAAACgtttctgctgatgtttttggtgttttatcAAATTAATTGAATTTCATTTGTTGTGTCTCAGTACAAAGCAATACTGTAAAAAGAGATATTGTGTTCCTACTGGATGGCTCTGATAACACAAGAAATGGATTCCCAGAGATAAAACTCTTTATTAAGAGCATAGTGGAACACCTCTCTGTCGATGAGAACCAAGACAGAGTGTCTGTGGTTCAGTTTGCTGATAACCCTGAGGTCAACTTCGATCTGAATTCTTACAAGGCAAAGAATGACACTTTAAGTGCCATAGATAATTTAAGGCACAAGGGTGGGAGACGCCTTGATATCGGTGGAGCCCTCCAATTTGTAAGGCACAGTGTCTTCACTTCCTCAACGGGCAGCAGAAGACTAGAAGGAGTGCCCCAGATTTTAATTCTTCTAAGCTCAAAACCATCCACTGACAATGTGAGAAGCCCAGCTTTTGCTCTTAAAGAGCATGACATTATGTCAGTGGGGGTTGGAGTGGGAGATGCCAAACTTTCAGAGTTGGAAATGATTGCCTTCAAACCTGGTTTTGCATACAAAGTCACTGATTTTTCCAAGTTGCCCTCAATCCAATCCCAACTTGTTGCTACACTGAACATAAACAAAGACACTGAGGAAACCATGACTGGAATCTCTGATTTAGTAGGTAAGAATTCCACAGTTGAATATATCCCTATAATTGGAGTATTGTGTTACTTTATTTGAGagttttaagtttttttttgaAAACTCTCAAGAATATTTAACATAAATCCATATAATCTAATGATTGATGATGACGTGATAAACAATTATGAAATGTTTTGGTGCATTTCTGTTGCATGACATTCATGACTACCCTTGCTAGAAAATCTATTCTGTTGAAGGACGAACTGTTCTCTATTTCTTCAGCTTTCAAGAATGTAGCCCTTTTCTCCCAATTGTCTACTTCAGTGCTGAAGAGGAGTCGACAGATTCTTTCATACATCTTTTTGATAAAAAGATGGTTCTTTAGTAGTTCTGCTTGAAATAACAATTTCAGAGCAACGGCTCATCTTTCTTTCCGTGCTCACCTTATTCCTGAACTTGCTCATGCTGATAAATATGCATGAGAGTAGAAAAGACTTGACGCGCAGTTCGTGAATTCTCTTTCTATCTATCCATTTATCACCATGTTGACACAGGGAGCAACAAGAGGGACATAGTGTTTCTCCTTGATGGGTCAGATGACTCCAGAAATGGACTACCAGCTATTCGGGAGTTCATCAGAAGAATGGTAGAAGAGCTGGACATTGATGAAGATAAGGTCCGAGTGGCTGTCGTACAGTATAGTGATGACACCAGAGTTTACTTCAATCTGAAAACTCACAGATCCAAAAAGGCTATCATCTATGCTGTAAGAAGTCTTCGTCATAAAGGAGGAAGACTTCGGAACACTGGAGCTGCTCTACAGTTTGTGCGAGACCATGTTTTCACGGCTTCATCCGGGAGTAGACGTCTAGAAGGAGTCCCTCAGATTCTGTTTTTACTGACTGGTGGCAAATCAGATGATGATGTTTCAGGACCTGCGACAAACCTCAAACAAATCGGCATTCTGTCTTTCGCCATTggaatgaaaaacactgaagagcaGGAGCTTCAAAAAATTGCCTTCTCCTCCAGATTTCTTTTCAACCTTCCTGTCTTTGGTGAACTTTTGTCCATTCAACCGGAGATAGCTGCATTTGTCCGGGCGGAAATACAGACGGAACCTCCCACTGTTGTAGGTAAGAAGTGCCACTGATAAGTGGGTGAGAATCAAACTGATTCCCTGCTTATATTTTAGTATATTTTTTCCTTCATAATTTGAATTGCATTGAAACTGCATCATCTTCTGAGGAACATCAGTTGATCAGTTTCATGTTTCTCAAACTGTCTACACTGGCTCAAGGCATCTTCATGGTTATGCCGTCTCTTGTTCGGCTCTCATCCTTTTTCATCTTGTACCCTGGAGAGTCTTTTCTTGACAGCTCCACATCAGGAAATGTCACTTCTTTCTACTCTTAAGCTCTTCCTTGAGCCAATGATAATCACATCATTGACCAAATATTTGAAGAGTAGTGAAATCTTTTTTCAAGCTTTCTCCATCTTTCATTTGTGAAAGAGGAATACGTTTCTCAATAATTTCTTCATCTACcagtttttccaaaatgttctgGCATCTAACACCCTGTTTATTGCAGTAATTACTTTG is a window encoding:
- the LOC139340679 gene encoding collagen alpha-3(VI) chain-like; protein product: MRRHRLLPLCALLAVLFTGLLPNLDAQEAQDSADLILLIDGSQNVGAANFPFVRDLVLRIIERLDVGRDTVRVALVLYNGSPEIKFYLNSYDSKSSVLEAVKGLTYSGGDESNLGAALEEVANSLLSQTAGGRADDGVPQMLVVISAGPTTDDTGAGDRALKRAGVITIGLAIGDGADLEAVATDKSFVLSAPDFRTVANMGDQLFLYVNGVIQRTIIVQNEFTEVLAVGKRDIIFLIDNTMGSQGINSVREFIRRFVDSMPIGPDNVQVGVAQFSNVPRLEMDLNSHSTKEAVVGALGGIKPRPGQTINIGAALDFVRTNMLRAEKGSRIQQGVPQLLLLMTSKRSSDSVEGPAQALQRMGVLTLASGSKAADEEELKQIAFAESVVFMLRDFRALTRSPRPILDALTTLAGVVVTEVPTEPVVEITTVQTQRVIRDIVFLVDGSNYIGSSNFPYVRDFIINVVNQLEIRPDRVQIGLLQFADRPKIEFYLNSHRSRQDVVDRVSQLRLTGGSVLNTGAAMNYALANMFQPSTGSRRRQGVQQVLVLITGGPAQDEVKSVADKLALAGVLTFTVSSGQADDALLKTVAFVPDLAYHAARFSDLPAVAEVIMPKLITVVGDTDVTSFPEETVVSGAERDVAFLIDGSDNVRADFAYIRDFIIKVIEPLDIGIDKVRISVVQHSERPTPSFYLNTYQTKDEVIRAVNGMSLAGGRSLNTGQALRFMKDTILSERHGSRAAQNVPQFLIILTGGRSRDNVKEPAGALKTEGVVPFGVGVKDADPRQIEAISHNPSFAFTVKEFSELSAIPQRLNNYLSLPNEELTVVLQQVQSNTVKRDIVFLLDGSDNTRNGFPEIKLFIKSIVEHLSVDENQDRVSVVQFADNPEVNFDLNSYKAKNDTLSAIDNLRHKGGRRLDIGGALQFVRHSVFTSSTGSRRLEGVPQILILLSSKPSTDNVRSPAFALKEHDIMSVGVGVGDAKLSELEMIAFKPGFAYKVTDFSKLPSIQSQLVATLNINKDTEETMTGISDLVGKNSTVEYIPTGSNKRDIVFLLDGSDDSRNGLPAIREFIRRMVEELDIDEDKVRVAVVQYSDDTRVYFNLKTHRSKKAIIYAVRSLRHKGGRLRNTGAALQFVRDHVFTASSGSRRLEGVPQILFLLTGGKSDDDVSGPATNLKQIGILSFAIGMKNTEEQELQKIAFSSRFLFNLPVFGELLSIQPEIAAFVRAEIQTEPPTVVGKKDIVFLLDGSDDTRSGFPAMKSFVHRVVDTLSVGENKDRVSVVQYSRDPQTHFSLNTYTEKQDVLAAVEQLNHKGGKPLNTAAALNYFLQI